A single genomic interval of Anopheles marshallii chromosome 2, idAnoMarsDA_429_01, whole genome shotgun sequence harbors:
- the LOC128709309 gene encoding uncharacterized protein LOC128709309 has product MKFLWFITFLLALVGMIAGDACPKGFKSQNNKCVSPRPVHGDCPKGSTYSAKVNLCVHN; this is encoded by the coding sequence ATGAAATTCCTGTGGTTCATCACCTTCCTGCTCGCGCTCGTCGGCATGATTGCTGGTGATGCGTGCCCGAAAGGCTTCAAGTCGCAGAACAACAAGTGCGTCAGCCCGCGCCCAGTGCACGGCGACTGCCCGAAGGGATCGACTTACAGCGCGAAAGTTAACCTGTGTGTTCACAACTAG
- the LOC128707698 gene encoding NADH dehydrogenase [ubiquinone] 1 beta subcomplex subunit 2, mitochondrial-like encodes MLASRALLVGRLLARGVAAKKVNPTGLRNQIVRHGHDWSYRVNGPKPELLARVGAQVAGGFMWWWILWHLFHEYEHITGEFEYPDPSSWTNSELGIPSSDLDE; translated from the exons ATGCTGGCTTCCCGTGCACTTTTGGTCGGAAGACTGCTGGCTCGTGGAGTCGCTGCCAAGAAGGTGAACCCCACTGGCCTTCGCAACCAGATCGTACGCCATGGACACGA CTGGTCTTATCGAGTAAATGGTCCGAAGCCGGAGTTGCTGGCTCGGGTTGGTGCGCAAGTTGCCGGAGGTTTCATGTGGTGGTGGATTCTTTGGCATCTGTTCCACGAATACGAACACATTACG GGTGAATTCGAATATCCCGATCCGTCTTCGTGGACCAACTCTGAGCTGGGTATACCGTCAAGTGATTTGGACGAGTAA